CCGGGCCTCCGCCTCGGGCAACCGCCCGCCGCTGCGGGCCACCAGGCGGGCGATGCGCAGCTCCGGCGGGGCCGTGACGACGATCACCATGTCGGCTGCGGGCGGCGACGGCAACAAAAAGTACACGGCGGCCTCGAACACGGCAAGAACGTGACGCCCCGTGTCGCGCAGGGCGGCCAGCCGCTCGCCGGCCAGATCCGCGAGCGGACCGTGGGTGATCCCGTTCAGGACGGCCAGCGCCGCCGGGTCGCCGAAGACGCGCCGCCCGAGGGCCGCCCGATCGACGCCGTCCGGACCCACGAAGGCCTCCCCCAGCCGGGCCGCGATGGCCGCGCGGATCTCCGGCCGCTCCAGGAGCTCGTGGCCCAGGGCGTCGCCGTCGACCACCGGCACCCCCCGCTCCGCCAACGTGGCCGCCGCGAGCGATTTCCCCGCCCCGGCCGCGCCGGTGACCACCCAGGTGAGCATGGGCGCGGTCATCCGTGGGCCTCGGCCCAATTCGCGCCGGCGTGGACGTCCACCACCAGGGGCACCTTCAGGCTCATGGCTCCCTGCATGCCCGCGACGACCAGTTCCCGCGTGGCTTCGAGCTCGCCGCGCGGCACCTCGAGCACGAGCTCGTCGTGCACCTGCAGCAGGAGCAGGGCGCCGGACCCCTCCTCGCGCAGACGCCCGCTGATGCGGATCATGGCCAGCTTGATCAGGTCGGCCGCCGTGCCCTGGATCGGCGTGTTCACGGCCACCCGCTCCTGGAAGCTGCGGATGCGGTTGTTGGACGAGTCGATGTCGGGCAACAGGCGGCGCCGTCCGAGCAGGGTCGTGACGACCTTGTCGGCGTGGGCGCGGGCCTTCGTCTCCTCGATGAAGGACTTCACGCCCGGATAGGTGCGGAAGTAACTCTCGATGAATTCGCCGGCCTCGGCCACCTTCACGCCCGTCTGCCGCGCGAGGGCCCGCGCGCCCATGCCGTAGATGACGCCGAAGTTGATCGCCTTGGCCCGCGACCGCATGTCCGCATCGACCGCGCCCTCGGCGACGCCGGCGATCAGGGCCGCCGTGCGCCGGTGCACGTCGGCGCCCTCGCGGAAGGCCGCCAGCAGGCCGGGGTCATCGGCCAGGTGGGCCAGCAGGCGCAGCTCCACCTGGGAATAGTCGGCCGAGAGGAACACGTTGCCGGGGTCGCGGGGCACGAAGGCCCGCCGGATCTGCCGCCCCAGTTCGGTGCGGATGGGGATGTTCTGCAGGTTGGGATCCGAACTGGAAAGCCGCCCCGTGGCCGCCACCGCCTGGTTGTAGGAGGTGTGGATCAGGCCGGTCTCCGGGTGCACGAGTTGCGGCAGCGTCTCCACGTAGGTGCTCTGCAGCTTGGCGACCTCGCGGTAGTCGAGGATCAGCTGCGGCAGCTCGTGCTCCTCGGCCAGGATGCTCAGCACCGAGGCATCGGTGCTCCAGCCCGTGCTCGTCTTCTTGGTCGGCTTGAGGCCGAGCTTGTCGAACAGGATCACCTGCAGCTGCTTCGGGCTGTTGAGGTTGAAGTCCTCGCCCGCCACCGCGACGATGCGCTCGCGCAGCCCCTTCAGTTCGGCGTCGAAGCGCTCGCGCAGCTCGCCGAGGAAGCCCCGGTCCAGCCGGATGCCGTTGCGCTCCATTTCCAGCAGCACCGCCGCCACGGGCATCTCCACGTCGCGGAACAGCCCGGTCAGGCCCGCCTCGGCCAGACGCGGCGCCAGGGCGTCGTGCAGCCGCAGGGTGTAGTCGGCGTCCTCGGCGGCATACAGGGCGAGCCGGTCGGGATCGACGCCCAGGATGTCCTGGCTCCGGTCCCCCTTGGCGAAGAGGCCGCTGAAAGGCATCATCGCGTGCCCGAGGAACT
The sequence above is drawn from the bacterium genome and encodes:
- the coaE gene encoding dephospho-CoA kinase (Dephospho-CoA kinase (CoaE) performs the final step in coenzyme A biosynthesis.); its protein translation is MTAPMLTWVVTGAAGAGKSLAAATLAERGVPVVDGDALGHELLERPEIRAAIAARLGEAFVGPDGVDRAALGRRVFGDPAALAVLNGITHGPLADLAGERLAALRDTGRHVLAVFEAAVYFLLPSPPAADMVIVVTAPPELRIARLVARSGGRLPEAEARARVAAQAPMAADWERRADHVISNDGTEMELAAAVRALHERHFPGSEKLP